A region from the Benincasa hispida cultivar B227 chromosome 12, ASM972705v1, whole genome shotgun sequence genome encodes:
- the LOC120067727 gene encoding uncharacterized protein LOC120067727 isoform X2 translates to MSIFNFSPSTSFHFFSPPPPRRRSSAFPATTQSSANPNTGQLAVLWFKHDLRIHDHPALHAAASHFPALIPLYIFDSRILSRFSDEMLEIILLALESLRYSLRDRGLDLLIKFGDAESVLRELVVQVKATHVFAEEEVEHELCVLMDDVSQTLSTLIQSPNLTIWRTPFYDIKSLEALPESYDEFRKLQLPVTSPHSSPTLPCLELELNWGTMPTFDALKEFVNSTRLYEPSEDWDSIKNSTAEDIFRAKCSKRGSNENNPSSKEPRTEGMGKSIFSTERGKNLMRGGTEDVLNALAAYIRYNEGTSRDDWQALHEMVRNSESRDGASFIKLFGPSIHLGIISKRKVHYEAIKYEKERNAGFLSPFGYSARTVAAAADAVLSSEWYWLMSLKGKGRRLGSHSYRTWRWNGFLVQYTVVGCDGPAILLVHGFGAFLEHFRDNIHGLADGGNQVWAVTMLGFGSSEKPNIVYSEQMWAEFLRDFIVGVVGRPVHLVGNSIGGYIVAIVACLWPALVKSIVLINSAGSVIPGYSFLPFEKNLRSFYHYIAVQRTERADDWLINEMLRASKDPGGLVLLESIFSFDLSVPLNYLLEGLEERVLVIQGMKDPIYNSKSLLGMFKEHCVGVIIKELDAGHCPHDELPEEVNSILCEWVVRIENKAKVGSIL, encoded by the exons ATGTCCATCTTCAACTTCTCCCCTTCTActtcttttcatttcttctctccTCCACCTCCTCGCCGTCGTTCTTCTGCATTTCCGGCCACAACCCAATCTTCTGCAAATCCCAACACCGGACAACTCGCCGTTCTTTGGTTCAAACATGACCTCCGAATCCACGATCATCCTGCTCTCCATGCCGCCGCCTCCCACTTCCCCGCTCTCATCCCTCTCTACATCTTTGATTCCCGCATTCTTTCAc GGTTTTCTGATGAAATGCTTGAGATTATTCTTCTTGCATTGGAATCCCTCAGGTATTCACTCAGGGATCGGGGTTTGGATTTATTAATCAAGTTTGGGGATGCGGAATCTGTACTCCGTGAGCTTGTAGTTCAG GTTAAAGCTACCCATGTATTTGCTGAGGAAGAAGTAGAACACGAGTTATGTGTGTTGATGGATGATGTATCTCAGACTTTGTCCACTCTGATTCAGAGTCCAAATCTAACAATTTGGAGGACGCCATTTTACGATATAAAG AGCTTAGAGGCCTTACCTGAATCATACGACGAGTTTAGAAAGCTTCAACTTCCTGTAACTTCTCCGCATTCTTCTCCAACATTACCCTGCTTGGAACTGGAATTGAACTGGG GTACCATGCCCACATTTGATGCCTTGAAGGAATTTGTGAATAGTACTCGATTGTACGAACCAAGTGAAGATTGGGATTCAATCAAGAATTCAACAGCTGAAGATATTTTTCGGGCTAAATGTTCTAAAAGAGGAAGCAACGAAAACAATCCGAGTTCAAAAGAACCCAGGACAGAGGGAATGGGGAAATCGATTTTTTCTACAGAAAGAGGGAAGAATCTCATGAGGGGAGGTACAGAAGATGTGTTGAATGCTTTAGCTGCATACATAAGATACAATGAGGGAACATCTCGAGATGATTGGCAGGC ATTACATGAAATGGTACGCAATTCTGAAAGCCGGGATGGAGCTTCATTTATCAAACTCTTTGGTCCTTCCATTCATCTGGGAATAATTTCTAAAAGGAAAGTGCATTATGAAGCCATCAAATACGAAAAGGAAAGAAATGCTGGGTTTCTATCTCCTTTTGGGTACTCTGCACGCACTGTTGCTGCAGCAGCCGATGCTGTTCTCTCCTCAGAG TGGTATTGGCTTATGAGTCTGAAGGGCAAAGGAAGACGTTTGGGAAGTCATTCTTATCGGACTTGGAGATGGAATGGCTTTCTTGTACAG TACACAGTTGTTGGATGTGACGGCCCTGCCATTCTTCTCGTGCATGGTTTTGGTGCTTTTTTGGAACATTTCCGAGACAATATACATGGCCTTGCTGACGGTGGAAATCAAGTTTGGGCTGTAACAATGTTGGGATTTGGGAGTTCAGAAAAGCCAAACATAGTGTATAGTGAACAAATGTGGGCTGAATTTCTTAGAGATTTTATCGTTGGAGTTGTGGGTAGACCAGTACATCTTGTTGGAAATTCAATTGGTG GTTATATTGTCGCTATTGTCGCTTGTCTTTGGCCCGCTTTGGTCAAATCCATCGTCCTCATCAATAGTGCTGGCAGTGTAATTCCAGGATATTCTTTTTTGCCCTTCGAAAAG AACTTGAGAAGTTTCTATCATTATATTGCTGTGCAGAGAACAGAGCGAGCTGATGATTGGCTTATCAATGAGATGCTAAGAGCT TCGAAAGATCCTGGTGGTCTGGTGCTTCTAGAAAGTATTTTCAGCTTTGATCTTTCAGTTCCACTGAATTATCTGTTGGAAGGATTGGAAGAAAGGGTTCTTGTCATCCAG GGAATGAAAGATCCTATCTACAACTCCAAGTCTCTGTTGGGCATGTTTAAAGAGCATTGTGTTGGGGTTATAATCAAGGAATTGGATGCTG GGCATTGCCCACATGATGAGCTAccagaagaagtgaattctatatTATGTGAATGGGTAGTGAGAATTGAAAATAAAGCAAAGGTTGGTagtattttgtaa
- the LOC120067727 gene encoding uncharacterized protein LOC120067727 isoform X1 — translation MSIFNFSPSTSFHFFSPPPPRRRSSAFPATTQSSANPNTGQLAVLWFKHDLRIHDHPALHAAASHFPALIPLYIFDSRILSRFSDEMLEIILLALESLRYSLRDRGLDLLIKFGDAESVLRELVVQVKATHVFAEEEVEHELCVLMDDVSQTLSTLIQSPNLTIWRTPFYDIKSLEALPESYDEFRKLQLPVTSPHSSPTLPCLELELNWGTMPTFDALKEFVNSTRLYEPSEDWDSIKNSTAEDIFRAKCSKRGSNENNPSSKEPRTEGMGKSIFSTERGKNLMRGGTEDVLNALAAYIRYNEGTSRDDWQALHEMVRNSESRDGASFIKLFGPSIHLGIISKRKVHYEAIKYEKERNAGFLSPFGYSARTVAAAADAVLSSEWYWLMSLKGKGRRLGSHSYRTWRWNGFLVQYTVVGCDGPAILLVHGFGAFLEHFRDNIHGLADGGNQVWAVTMLGFGSSEKPNIVYSEQMWAEFLRDFIVGVVGRPVHLVGNSIGGYIVAIVACLWPALVKSIVLINSAGSVIPGYSFLPFEKERQISVAAWLGARLLLSYLRLKTKDILKNCYPTRTERADDWLINEMLRASKDPGGLVLLESIFSFDLSVPLNYLLEGLEERVLVIQGMKDPIYNSKSLLGMFKEHCVGVIIKELDAGHCPHDELPEEVNSILCEWVVRIENKAKVGSIL, via the exons ATGTCCATCTTCAACTTCTCCCCTTCTActtcttttcatttcttctctccTCCACCTCCTCGCCGTCGTTCTTCTGCATTTCCGGCCACAACCCAATCTTCTGCAAATCCCAACACCGGACAACTCGCCGTTCTTTGGTTCAAACATGACCTCCGAATCCACGATCATCCTGCTCTCCATGCCGCCGCCTCCCACTTCCCCGCTCTCATCCCTCTCTACATCTTTGATTCCCGCATTCTTTCAc GGTTTTCTGATGAAATGCTTGAGATTATTCTTCTTGCATTGGAATCCCTCAGGTATTCACTCAGGGATCGGGGTTTGGATTTATTAATCAAGTTTGGGGATGCGGAATCTGTACTCCGTGAGCTTGTAGTTCAG GTTAAAGCTACCCATGTATTTGCTGAGGAAGAAGTAGAACACGAGTTATGTGTGTTGATGGATGATGTATCTCAGACTTTGTCCACTCTGATTCAGAGTCCAAATCTAACAATTTGGAGGACGCCATTTTACGATATAAAG AGCTTAGAGGCCTTACCTGAATCATACGACGAGTTTAGAAAGCTTCAACTTCCTGTAACTTCTCCGCATTCTTCTCCAACATTACCCTGCTTGGAACTGGAATTGAACTGGG GTACCATGCCCACATTTGATGCCTTGAAGGAATTTGTGAATAGTACTCGATTGTACGAACCAAGTGAAGATTGGGATTCAATCAAGAATTCAACAGCTGAAGATATTTTTCGGGCTAAATGTTCTAAAAGAGGAAGCAACGAAAACAATCCGAGTTCAAAAGAACCCAGGACAGAGGGAATGGGGAAATCGATTTTTTCTACAGAAAGAGGGAAGAATCTCATGAGGGGAGGTACAGAAGATGTGTTGAATGCTTTAGCTGCATACATAAGATACAATGAGGGAACATCTCGAGATGATTGGCAGGC ATTACATGAAATGGTACGCAATTCTGAAAGCCGGGATGGAGCTTCATTTATCAAACTCTTTGGTCCTTCCATTCATCTGGGAATAATTTCTAAAAGGAAAGTGCATTATGAAGCCATCAAATACGAAAAGGAAAGAAATGCTGGGTTTCTATCTCCTTTTGGGTACTCTGCACGCACTGTTGCTGCAGCAGCCGATGCTGTTCTCTCCTCAGAG TGGTATTGGCTTATGAGTCTGAAGGGCAAAGGAAGACGTTTGGGAAGTCATTCTTATCGGACTTGGAGATGGAATGGCTTTCTTGTACAG TACACAGTTGTTGGATGTGACGGCCCTGCCATTCTTCTCGTGCATGGTTTTGGTGCTTTTTTGGAACATTTCCGAGACAATATACATGGCCTTGCTGACGGTGGAAATCAAGTTTGGGCTGTAACAATGTTGGGATTTGGGAGTTCAGAAAAGCCAAACATAGTGTATAGTGAACAAATGTGGGCTGAATTTCTTAGAGATTTTATCGTTGGAGTTGTGGGTAGACCAGTACATCTTGTTGGAAATTCAATTGGTG GTTATATTGTCGCTATTGTCGCTTGTCTTTGGCCCGCTTTGGTCAAATCCATCGTCCTCATCAATAGTGCTGGCAGTGTAATTCCAGGATATTCTTTTTTGCCCTTCGAAAAG GAGAGACAGATTTCTGTTGCTGCATGGTTGGGTGCTCGACTCCTTCTATCTTACTTAAGACTGAAAACTAAGGACATACTCAAGAATTGCTATCCTACT AGAACAGAGCGAGCTGATGATTGGCTTATCAATGAGATGCTAAGAGCT TCGAAAGATCCTGGTGGTCTGGTGCTTCTAGAAAGTATTTTCAGCTTTGATCTTTCAGTTCCACTGAATTATCTGTTGGAAGGATTGGAAGAAAGGGTTCTTGTCATCCAG GGAATGAAAGATCCTATCTACAACTCCAAGTCTCTGTTGGGCATGTTTAAAGAGCATTGTGTTGGGGTTATAATCAAGGAATTGGATGCTG GGCATTGCCCACATGATGAGCTAccagaagaagtgaattctatatTATGTGAATGGGTAGTGAGAATTGAAAATAAAGCAAAGGTTGGTagtattttgtaa
- the LOC120067727 gene encoding uncharacterized protein LOC120067727 isoform X3, translating to MSIFNFSPSTSFHFFSPPPPRRRSSAFPATTQSSANPNTGQLAVLWFKHDLRIHDHPALHAAASHFPALIPLYIFDSRILSRFSDEMLEIILLALESLRYSLRDRGLDLLIKFGDAESVLRELVVQVKATHVFAEEEVEHELCVLMDDVSQTLSTLIQSPNLTIWRTPFYDIKSLEALPESYDEFRKLQLPVTSPHSSPTLPCLELELNWGTMPTFDALKEFVNSTRLYEPSEDWDSIKNSTAEDIFRAKCSKRGSNENNPSSKEPRTEGMGKSIFSTERGKNLMRGGTEDVLNALAAYIRYNEGTSRDDWQALHEMVRNSESRDGASFIKLFGPSIHLGIISKRKVHYEAIKYEKERNAGFLSPFGYSARTVAAAADAVLSSEWYWLMSLKGKGRRLGSHSYRTWRWNGFLVQYTVVGCDGPAILLVHGFGAFLEHFRDNIHGLADGGNQVWAVTMLGFGSSEKPNIVYSEQMWAEFLRDFIVGVVGRPVHLVGNSIGGYIVAIVACLWPALVKSIVLINSAGSVIPGYSFLPFEKRTERADDWLINEMLRASKDPGGLVLLESIFSFDLSVPLNYLLEGLEERVLVIQGMKDPIYNSKSLLGMFKEHCVGVIIKELDAGHCPHDELPEEVNSILCEWVVRIENKAKVGSIL from the exons ATGTCCATCTTCAACTTCTCCCCTTCTActtcttttcatttcttctctccTCCACCTCCTCGCCGTCGTTCTTCTGCATTTCCGGCCACAACCCAATCTTCTGCAAATCCCAACACCGGACAACTCGCCGTTCTTTGGTTCAAACATGACCTCCGAATCCACGATCATCCTGCTCTCCATGCCGCCGCCTCCCACTTCCCCGCTCTCATCCCTCTCTACATCTTTGATTCCCGCATTCTTTCAc GGTTTTCTGATGAAATGCTTGAGATTATTCTTCTTGCATTGGAATCCCTCAGGTATTCACTCAGGGATCGGGGTTTGGATTTATTAATCAAGTTTGGGGATGCGGAATCTGTACTCCGTGAGCTTGTAGTTCAG GTTAAAGCTACCCATGTATTTGCTGAGGAAGAAGTAGAACACGAGTTATGTGTGTTGATGGATGATGTATCTCAGACTTTGTCCACTCTGATTCAGAGTCCAAATCTAACAATTTGGAGGACGCCATTTTACGATATAAAG AGCTTAGAGGCCTTACCTGAATCATACGACGAGTTTAGAAAGCTTCAACTTCCTGTAACTTCTCCGCATTCTTCTCCAACATTACCCTGCTTGGAACTGGAATTGAACTGGG GTACCATGCCCACATTTGATGCCTTGAAGGAATTTGTGAATAGTACTCGATTGTACGAACCAAGTGAAGATTGGGATTCAATCAAGAATTCAACAGCTGAAGATATTTTTCGGGCTAAATGTTCTAAAAGAGGAAGCAACGAAAACAATCCGAGTTCAAAAGAACCCAGGACAGAGGGAATGGGGAAATCGATTTTTTCTACAGAAAGAGGGAAGAATCTCATGAGGGGAGGTACAGAAGATGTGTTGAATGCTTTAGCTGCATACATAAGATACAATGAGGGAACATCTCGAGATGATTGGCAGGC ATTACATGAAATGGTACGCAATTCTGAAAGCCGGGATGGAGCTTCATTTATCAAACTCTTTGGTCCTTCCATTCATCTGGGAATAATTTCTAAAAGGAAAGTGCATTATGAAGCCATCAAATACGAAAAGGAAAGAAATGCTGGGTTTCTATCTCCTTTTGGGTACTCTGCACGCACTGTTGCTGCAGCAGCCGATGCTGTTCTCTCCTCAGAG TGGTATTGGCTTATGAGTCTGAAGGGCAAAGGAAGACGTTTGGGAAGTCATTCTTATCGGACTTGGAGATGGAATGGCTTTCTTGTACAG TACACAGTTGTTGGATGTGACGGCCCTGCCATTCTTCTCGTGCATGGTTTTGGTGCTTTTTTGGAACATTTCCGAGACAATATACATGGCCTTGCTGACGGTGGAAATCAAGTTTGGGCTGTAACAATGTTGGGATTTGGGAGTTCAGAAAAGCCAAACATAGTGTATAGTGAACAAATGTGGGCTGAATTTCTTAGAGATTTTATCGTTGGAGTTGTGGGTAGACCAGTACATCTTGTTGGAAATTCAATTGGTG GTTATATTGTCGCTATTGTCGCTTGTCTTTGGCCCGCTTTGGTCAAATCCATCGTCCTCATCAATAGTGCTGGCAGTGTAATTCCAGGATATTCTTTTTTGCCCTTCGAAAAG AGAACAGAGCGAGCTGATGATTGGCTTATCAATGAGATGCTAAGAGCT TCGAAAGATCCTGGTGGTCTGGTGCTTCTAGAAAGTATTTTCAGCTTTGATCTTTCAGTTCCACTGAATTATCTGTTGGAAGGATTGGAAGAAAGGGTTCTTGTCATCCAG GGAATGAAAGATCCTATCTACAACTCCAAGTCTCTGTTGGGCATGTTTAAAGAGCATTGTGTTGGGGTTATAATCAAGGAATTGGATGCTG GGCATTGCCCACATGATGAGCTAccagaagaagtgaattctatatTATGTGAATGGGTAGTGAGAATTGAAAATAAAGCAAAGGTTGGTagtattttgtaa
- the LOC120067727 gene encoding uncharacterized protein LOC120067727 isoform X4, with amino-acid sequence MSIFNFSPSTSFHFFSPPPPRRRSSAFPATTQSSANPNTGQLAVLWFKHDLRIHDHPALHAAASHFPALIPLYIFDSRILSRFSDEMLEIILLALESLRYSLRDRGLDLLIKFGDAESVLRELVVQVKATHVFAEEEVEHELCVLMDDVSQTLSTLIQSPNLTIWRTPFYDIKSLEALPESYDEFRKLQLPVTSPHSSPTLPCLELELNWGTMPTFDALKEFVNSTRLYEPSEDWDSIKNSTAEDIFRAKCSKRGSNENNPSSKEPRTEGMGKSIFSTERGKNLMRGGTEDVLNALAAYIRYNEGTSRDDWQALHEMVRNSESRDGASFIKLFGPSIHLGIISKRKVHYEAIKYEKERNAGFLSPFGYSARTVAAAADAVLSSEWYWLMSLKGKGRRLGSHSYRTWRWNGFLVQYTVVGCDGPAILLVHGFGAFLEHFRDNIHGLADGGNQVWAVTMLGFGSSEKPNIVYSEQMWAEFLRDFIVGVVGRPVHLVGNSIGGYIVAIVACLWPALVKSIVLINSAGSVIPGYSFLPFEKERQISVAAWLGARLLLSYLRLKTKDILKNCYPTVCELNYVPISYYFLVFYVIELEKFLSLYCCAENRAS; translated from the exons ATGTCCATCTTCAACTTCTCCCCTTCTActtcttttcatttcttctctccTCCACCTCCTCGCCGTCGTTCTTCTGCATTTCCGGCCACAACCCAATCTTCTGCAAATCCCAACACCGGACAACTCGCCGTTCTTTGGTTCAAACATGACCTCCGAATCCACGATCATCCTGCTCTCCATGCCGCCGCCTCCCACTTCCCCGCTCTCATCCCTCTCTACATCTTTGATTCCCGCATTCTTTCAc GGTTTTCTGATGAAATGCTTGAGATTATTCTTCTTGCATTGGAATCCCTCAGGTATTCACTCAGGGATCGGGGTTTGGATTTATTAATCAAGTTTGGGGATGCGGAATCTGTACTCCGTGAGCTTGTAGTTCAG GTTAAAGCTACCCATGTATTTGCTGAGGAAGAAGTAGAACACGAGTTATGTGTGTTGATGGATGATGTATCTCAGACTTTGTCCACTCTGATTCAGAGTCCAAATCTAACAATTTGGAGGACGCCATTTTACGATATAAAG AGCTTAGAGGCCTTACCTGAATCATACGACGAGTTTAGAAAGCTTCAACTTCCTGTAACTTCTCCGCATTCTTCTCCAACATTACCCTGCTTGGAACTGGAATTGAACTGGG GTACCATGCCCACATTTGATGCCTTGAAGGAATTTGTGAATAGTACTCGATTGTACGAACCAAGTGAAGATTGGGATTCAATCAAGAATTCAACAGCTGAAGATATTTTTCGGGCTAAATGTTCTAAAAGAGGAAGCAACGAAAACAATCCGAGTTCAAAAGAACCCAGGACAGAGGGAATGGGGAAATCGATTTTTTCTACAGAAAGAGGGAAGAATCTCATGAGGGGAGGTACAGAAGATGTGTTGAATGCTTTAGCTGCATACATAAGATACAATGAGGGAACATCTCGAGATGATTGGCAGGC ATTACATGAAATGGTACGCAATTCTGAAAGCCGGGATGGAGCTTCATTTATCAAACTCTTTGGTCCTTCCATTCATCTGGGAATAATTTCTAAAAGGAAAGTGCATTATGAAGCCATCAAATACGAAAAGGAAAGAAATGCTGGGTTTCTATCTCCTTTTGGGTACTCTGCACGCACTGTTGCTGCAGCAGCCGATGCTGTTCTCTCCTCAGAG TGGTATTGGCTTATGAGTCTGAAGGGCAAAGGAAGACGTTTGGGAAGTCATTCTTATCGGACTTGGAGATGGAATGGCTTTCTTGTACAG TACACAGTTGTTGGATGTGACGGCCCTGCCATTCTTCTCGTGCATGGTTTTGGTGCTTTTTTGGAACATTTCCGAGACAATATACATGGCCTTGCTGACGGTGGAAATCAAGTTTGGGCTGTAACAATGTTGGGATTTGGGAGTTCAGAAAAGCCAAACATAGTGTATAGTGAACAAATGTGGGCTGAATTTCTTAGAGATTTTATCGTTGGAGTTGTGGGTAGACCAGTACATCTTGTTGGAAATTCAATTGGTG GTTATATTGTCGCTATTGTCGCTTGTCTTTGGCCCGCTTTGGTCAAATCCATCGTCCTCATCAATAGTGCTGGCAGTGTAATTCCAGGATATTCTTTTTTGCCCTTCGAAAAG GAGAGACAGATTTCTGTTGCTGCATGGTTGGGTGCTCGACTCCTTCTATCTTACTTAAGACTGAAAACTAAGGACATACTCAAGAATTGCTATCCTACTGTTTGTGAACTTAATTATGTCCCAATTTCTTACTATTTCCTTGTCTTTTATGTCATAGAACTTGAGAAGTTTCTATCATTATATTGCTGTGCAGAGAACAGAGCGAGCTGA